In one window of Gossypium hirsutum isolate 1008001.06 chromosome A01, Gossypium_hirsutum_v2.1, whole genome shotgun sequence DNA:
- the LOC107925482 gene encoding uncharacterized protein isoform X2 has translation MTAGFVLDGNILYKRGKDQVLLRYVDAIEARKILEDVHEGICGTHANGFTMARKIMRLGYYWLTMESDCISFARKCHKCQIYGDKIHVAPSPLHVMTSPWPFSMWGMDVIGPISLKASNGHRFIFLVINYFTKWIEAASFANVTKTAVCRFLKKEIICRYGLPERIISDNALNLNNKMMKEVCEQFQIKHHNSSPYRLKMNGAIEAANKKIKKIIGKMTETYKDWHEKLLFALYAYRTSVRTSMRATPFSLVYRIEAVLPIEVEIPSLRVLMDSKLEEAEWVRARYDQLNLIEEKRLKVICHGQMY, from the coding sequence atgacagcgggatttgttcttgatgggaacatcctgtacaaaagaggaaaagatcaagtgctcttgagatACGTAGATGCTATTGAagctagaaaaatacttgaagatgtccacgagggaatttgtgggacacatgccaatggtttcactatggccaggaagattatgagactcggttactactggctgacgatggaaagcgactgcattagttttgcaagaaaatgccacaaatgtcaaatttatggtgataagattcatgttgccccttcgccccttcatgtcatgacttctccgtggcccttttctatgtggggcatggatgttatagggccaatttccctaaaagcttctaatggacaccggttcatttttttggttattaattacttcacaaaatggatagaagctgcttcgtttgccaatgtgacaaagactgcagtttgcagatttttgaaaaaggaaatcatttgtcgatatggtttgcctgagagaatcatttcagataacgccttaaatctgaacaacaaaatgatgaaggaagtgtgtgagcagtttcaaataaagcatcataactcgtCACCCTATCGCCTGAAAATGAACGGAGCTATTGAAGCAGCCAACAAGAagattaagaagattattgggaaaatgactgagacatataaagattggcacgagaagctactatttgctttgtatgcatatcgcacatctgtacggacatctatgagggcaactcctttctctctggtctatagaatagaagctgtgctacctatcgaagttgagatcccctctttacgagtcttaatggattCGAAACTAGAGgaggcagaatgggttcgagctcgatatgaccagttaaacctcatcgaagaaaaacgtttAAAGGTAATTTGTCACGGACAGATGTACTAG